Proteins from one Arthrobacter sp. Soc17.1.1.1 genomic window:
- the serS gene encoding serine--tRNA ligase codes for MIDVNDLRLNPEQFRASQRARRADESLIDAVLAADTRRREAVTSYETLRAEQNAFGKKVAQAKGEEKQALLAEVKELAAAVKTAAAGSEEAKAEQEALLRRLPNLVQEGVPEGGEDDYEVVRTVGTPRDFAAEGFEPRDHLEIGELIGAIDMERGAKVSGSRFYFLKGVGARLELALLQMAMDQAITAGFTPMITPTLVRPETMQGTGFDIAHDAEIYRLEADDLYLVGTSEVALAGYHSDEIIDLSAGPVRYAGWSSCYRREAGSHGKDTRGIIRVHQFNKVEMFTYTTVEDAAAEHERLLAWEEEMLAKVELPYRVIDTAAGDLGMSAARKFDCEAWVPTQGDYRELTSTSNCTTFQARRLNIRERPEGEGQKGTRAVATLNGTLATTRWIVAILEHHQNPDGSVTVPAALRPYLNGLETFPVL; via the coding sequence GTGATCGACGTCAACGACCTCCGCCTCAATCCCGAGCAGTTCCGAGCATCGCAGCGCGCCCGCAGGGCGGACGAGTCGCTCATCGACGCCGTCCTCGCCGCCGACACCCGGCGCCGTGAGGCCGTCACGTCCTACGAGACCCTGCGCGCGGAGCAGAACGCCTTCGGCAAGAAGGTGGCCCAGGCCAAGGGCGAGGAGAAGCAGGCCCTCCTGGCCGAGGTGAAGGAGCTCGCCGCCGCGGTCAAGACGGCCGCGGCCGGCTCGGAGGAGGCCAAGGCCGAGCAGGAGGCCCTGCTGCGCCGGCTGCCGAACCTCGTGCAGGAGGGGGTCCCCGAGGGCGGCGAGGACGACTACGAGGTCGTGAGGACGGTCGGCACCCCCCGGGATTTCGCCGCCGAGGGGTTCGAGCCCCGCGACCACCTCGAGATCGGCGAGCTGATCGGCGCGATCGACATGGAGCGCGGCGCCAAGGTCTCCGGCTCACGCTTCTACTTCCTGAAGGGCGTCGGTGCCCGTCTCGAGCTCGCGCTGCTGCAGATGGCCATGGACCAGGCCATCACGGCCGGGTTCACCCCGATGATCACGCCCACCCTCGTACGCCCCGAGACCATGCAAGGAACCGGCTTCGACATCGCGCACGACGCCGAGATCTACCGGCTCGAGGCGGACGACCTCTACCTCGTGGGCACCTCGGAGGTGGCGCTCGCCGGGTACCACTCGGACGAGATCATCGACCTCTCCGCGGGCCCCGTCCGCTACGCGGGCTGGTCCTCCTGCTACCGCCGCGAAGCCGGCTCGCACGGCAAGGACACCCGCGGCATCATCCGGGTCCACCAGTTCAACAAGGTGGAGATGTTCACGTACACGACCGTCGAGGACGCCGCTGCCGAGCACGAGCGCCTGCTCGCCTGGGAGGAGGAGATGCTCGCGAAGGTCGAGCTGCCCTACCGTGTCATCGACACCGCTGCGGGTGACCTCGGGATGTCCGCCGCGCGGAAGTTCGACTGCGAGGCCTGGGTCCCCACGCAGGGCGACTACCGCGAGCTGACGTCGACGTCGAACTGCACCACCTTCCAGGCCAGGCGCCTGAACATCCGCGAGCGTCCGGAGGGCGAGGGGCAGAAGGGCACCCGCGCCGTCGCGACCCTCAACGGGACGCTCGCGACGACGCGCTGGATCGTCGCGATCCTCGAGCACCACCAGAACCCGGACGGCTCGGTGACCGTCCCGGCCGCGCTGCGTCCGTATCTTAACGGACTGGAAACGTTCCCGGTATTGTGA
- a CDS encoding HAD family hydrolase yields MSTLSNLGSVDDRQENRKHHLVALDVDGTLVDHEGSMTEEVRDSVRAVVEAGHDVIIATGRSLGATLPVIGLLGITRGHAVCSNGGVTLRIDTTLPEGFEILERVTFDPKPALMALRERLPSAKYALEDDRGRFLSTESFQDASFGSEAQSVDFEEMLESRAVRVVVFSTDSSAEEFGHAVASIGLHGVTYSVGWTAWLDIAASGVTKATALEALRQRLGTDRELTVAVGDGRNDIEMLQWAGRGVAMGQAPEEVRAVASEVTGSVLDDGAAKVLRSLV; encoded by the coding sequence ATGAGTACCCTGAGCAACCTCGGCAGCGTGGACGACCGGCAGGAGAACCGCAAGCACCACCTGGTCGCCCTCGACGTCGACGGCACCCTCGTGGACCACGAGGGCTCCATGACCGAGGAGGTCCGCGACTCGGTGCGGGCCGTCGTCGAGGCCGGGCACGACGTCATCATCGCCACGGGCCGCTCCCTCGGCGCCACCCTCCCGGTCATCGGGCTCCTCGGCATCACCCGGGGCCACGCGGTGTGCTCCAACGGCGGAGTCACGCTGCGGATCGACACGACGCTGCCCGAGGGCTTCGAGATCCTCGAGCGCGTCACCTTCGACCCGAAGCCCGCCCTCATGGCCCTGCGCGAACGCCTCCCGTCCGCGAAGTACGCGCTCGAGGACGATCGCGGCCGCTTCCTGTCCACGGAGAGCTTCCAGGACGCGAGCTTCGGCTCCGAGGCGCAGAGCGTGGACTTCGAGGAGATGCTCGAGAGCCGCGCCGTGCGCGTCGTCGTCTTCAGCACCGACAGCTCGGCGGAGGAGTTCGGACACGCCGTGGCATCGATCGGGCTGCACGGCGTGACCTATTCGGTGGGCTGGACCGCCTGGCTGGACATCGCCGCCTCCGGCGTCACGAAGGCCACCGCGCTGGAAGCCCTCCGGCAACGCCTCGGGACGGACCGGGAGCTCACGGTCGCGGTCGGCGACGGCCGCAACGACATCGAGATGCTCCAGTGGGCCGGCCGCGGCGTCGCCATGGGGCAGGCTCCCGAGGAGGTCCGCGCCGTCGCGTCCGAGGTCACGGGCAGCGTGCTCGACGACGGCGCCGCGAAGGTCCTGCGCTCACTCGTCTGA
- a CDS encoding DMT family transporter codes for MMWLFLIGAILTEVAATLSLRVASEGRKAWYAPVVAGYLLAFTFLTLALREGMGLGVAYGIWAAAGVALTAVAGRVLFGEPLTRVMVLGLGLIMAGVLLIELGAGY; via the coding sequence ATGATGTGGCTCTTCCTGATCGGAGCCATCCTCACCGAGGTGGCCGCCACCCTCAGCCTGCGGGTCGCCTCCGAGGGGCGGAAGGCCTGGTACGCGCCCGTGGTGGCCGGTTACCTGCTGGCCTTCACGTTCCTGACCCTCGCGCTCAGGGAGGGCATGGGCCTCGGGGTGGCGTACGGCATCTGGGCGGCCGCAGGAGTGGCCCTCACCGCCGTGGCCGGGCGCGTGCTGTTCGGCGAGCCGCTCACGCGCGTGATGGTCCTCGGCCTGGGCCTGATCATGGCGGGCGTCCTGCTCATCGAACTCGGTGCCGGCTACTAG
- a CDS encoding inorganic diphosphatase: MKLDVTIEIPKGSRVKYEIDHDTHRLRLDRVLFTSMQYPTHYGYFENTLGEDGDPLDALVLLQDFDLIPGVLVESRPIGVFNMTDDGGGDAKVLCVPVDARFEHIRELSDVSDFLLDEIKHFFTKYKDLEPGKWVEAADWAGREEAEAEVEASLKRFQAIGEGSAQDEPQGRSVEVEADNATQTPEGR; this comes from the coding sequence ATGAAGCTCGACGTCACCATCGAGATCCCGAAGGGCTCGCGCGTCAAGTACGAGATCGACCACGACACCCACCGGCTCCGCCTGGACCGGGTGCTGTTCACGTCGATGCAGTACCCCACCCACTACGGCTACTTCGAGAACACCCTCGGCGAGGACGGCGACCCGCTGGACGCGCTGGTGCTGCTCCAGGACTTCGACCTGATCCCGGGCGTCCTGGTGGAGTCCCGCCCCATCGGCGTGTTCAACATGACCGACGACGGCGGGGGCGACGCGAAGGTCCTCTGCGTACCGGTGGATGCCCGATTCGAGCACATCAGGGAGCTGTCGGACGTCTCCGACTTCCTGCTGGACGAGATCAAGCACTTCTTCACCAAGTACAAGGACCTGGAACCGGGCAAGTGGGTGGAGGCCGCCGACTGGGCCGGCCGGGAAGAGGCCGAGGCCGAGGTCGAGGCGTCCCTCAAGCGCTTCCAGGCCATCGGTGAAGGCAGCGCGCAGGACGAGCCGCAGGGCCGGTCCGTCGAGGTCGAGGCCGACAACGCGACCCAGACACCCGAGGGCCGCTAG
- the dacB gene encoding D-alanyl-D-alanine carboxypeptidase/D-alanyl-D-alanine endopeptidase — MRPLRLLTGLLLVLAMVALAVPLATHLVPGVLAVVDPPPPVEPPVTPALQIPPTAVAVPDVVPPLPPTAPAPDPSVLGAQLDAALQLAGPGSFAGTVVDSSTGTVLYARDAGRVQPPASNIKLFTAVAALASGQPGRTLTTSVLASDTRAGALYLHGGGDVLLGSGASDPGSVVGRAGLGTLAADAAAALPEGSGPYSVQLDDSLFEGATLNPTWAAGDIEAGEIAPLHALAVNSAWLEEGRSGGPRSQDAALDAARSFTAALVGAAAERGIEVHPEVQRSTAPEDAETIAAVESAPLEDQVRRMLEISDNYLAEALARIAALDSGRPASFGGATETLTAAAARLGVPQEGLLVGDAAGLSVRNAVSPEQLAVLLRGTTTSDEQGFAAVAESLPIAGATGTLATRFTADDGPARPGAGVVRAKTGTLNAVTGLSGHVVTADGRLLVFSFLALGLEGNTVEARGAADGAAAVLAGCGCR, encoded by the coding sequence GTGCGCCCGCTCCGCCTGCTGACGGGTCTCCTCCTCGTCCTGGCCATGGTGGCGCTCGCGGTACCCCTGGCCACACACCTCGTACCGGGGGTGCTCGCCGTCGTCGATCCGCCCCCTCCGGTCGAGCCTCCCGTCACGCCCGCGCTGCAGATCCCGCCCACCGCGGTGGCCGTGCCCGATGTCGTCCCTCCCCTGCCGCCGACGGCGCCCGCACCGGATCCCTCGGTGCTCGGTGCGCAGCTCGACGCCGCCCTGCAGCTGGCGGGCCCGGGAAGCTTCGCCGGGACCGTCGTCGACTCCTCCACCGGCACCGTCCTCTACGCGCGCGACGCCGGGCGCGTGCAGCCTCCGGCCTCCAACATCAAACTGTTCACCGCCGTCGCCGCCCTGGCGTCCGGGCAGCCGGGAAGGACGCTGACGACGTCGGTGCTCGCCTCGGACACCAGGGCCGGCGCCCTCTACCTCCACGGCGGCGGGGACGTCCTCCTCGGTTCCGGTGCCTCCGATCCGGGGTCCGTCGTCGGCCGTGCCGGCCTCGGCACCCTCGCCGCGGATGCCGCCGCCGCCCTGCCCGAGGGCTCCGGACCGTACTCCGTCCAGCTCGACGATTCCCTGTTCGAGGGCGCCACCCTGAATCCCACCTGGGCAGCGGGCGACATCGAGGCCGGGGAGATCGCCCCGCTGCACGCGCTCGCCGTCAACTCGGCCTGGCTCGAGGAGGGACGCTCCGGCGGGCCGCGCTCGCAGGACGCCGCGCTCGACGCCGCCCGCAGCTTCACGGCGGCACTCGTCGGAGCGGCCGCGGAGCGTGGCATCGAGGTCCACCCCGAGGTACAGCGGTCCACGGCCCCGGAGGACGCCGAGACGATCGCGGCCGTCGAGTCGGCGCCGCTCGAGGACCAGGTGCGCCGCATGCTGGAGATCTCCGACAACTACCTGGCCGAGGCACTGGCGCGGATCGCAGCCCTCGACAGCGGACGCCCGGCGTCCTTCGGGGGAGCCACCGAAACCCTCACCGCCGCGGCCGCCAGGCTGGGCGTCCCCCAGGAGGGGCTCCTGGTCGGGGACGCGGCGGGGCTGTCCGTGCGCAACGCCGTCTCGCCGGAGCAGCTCGCGGTGCTGCTCCGCGGCACCACCACGTCCGACGAGCAGGGGTTCGCCGCCGTCGCGGAGTCCCTGCCCATCGCCGGTGCGACAGGCACCCTGGCGACGCGCTTCACCGCCGACGACGGTCCGGCCCGGCCCGGCGCGGGAGTGGTGCGTGCGAAGACCGGGACGCTGAACGCCGTCACCGGACTCTCCGGGCACGTGGTCACCGCCGACGGCCGCCTGCTCGTGTTCTCCTTCCTCGCCCTGGGCCTCGAGGGCAACACCGTCGAGGCACGCGGCGCGGCGGACGGCGCGGCCGCGGTCCTCGCAGGATGCGGCTGCCGCTAG
- a CDS encoding DMT family transporter, whose translation MGWILLAGAIVSEVTASLSLKAALEQPVFFVVVVLGYVAAFALLAAVLRRGMALGVAYGVWAAMGVAATALLSAALFGEALTPIMLAGIALVIAGVLCVELGSHPAAPAAAAAPSTPAAPGGDGA comes from the coding sequence ATGGGATGGATCCTGCTGGCCGGGGCGATCGTGAGCGAGGTGACGGCGTCCCTGTCCCTGAAGGCGGCCCTCGAGCAGCCCGTGTTCTTCGTCGTGGTCGTGCTCGGATACGTCGCGGCCTTCGCCCTGCTCGCGGCGGTGCTCCGACGCGGGATGGCGCTGGGCGTGGCCTACGGCGTCTGGGCTGCCATGGGCGTCGCGGCCACGGCACTGCTCTCCGCGGCGCTGTTCGGTGAGGCCCTCACACCGATCATGCTCGCGGGCATCGCCCTGGTGATCGCCGGGGTCCTGTGCGTGGAACTCGGGTCACACCCGGCGGCCCCGGCGGCTGCCGCAGCTCCGTCGACTCCCGCGGCCCCGGGAGGTGATGGCGCATGA